A section of the Ictalurus punctatus breed USDA103 chromosome 8, Coco_2.0, whole genome shotgun sequence genome encodes:
- the phf6 gene encoding PHD finger protein 6 isoform X3 — translation MHVTSHSDSENIGGFSIEDVKKEIKRGNKLMCSSCHRPGATIGCDVKTCRRTYHYYCALWDKAQTKENPSQGIYLVYCRKHRDASQDASDEDQGVAANDSDSSPPRSRGRGRFEKSRIRGVPRGQSEDARSNSSQGIEETESSSNRDRSPLRGSPSESGLRCGFCHAGDEENQTRGVLHCDGAKKVAAHYKCMLFSSGTVQLTTTSRAEFGNFDIKTVIQEIKRGKRMKCTLCCQLGATIGCEIKACVKTYHYHCGLQDKAKYIENMARGIYKLYCKNHSGNEERDEEDEERESRSRERAANNSGGSPPPPQVNGN, via the exons ATGCATG TAACATCTCACTCAGACAGCGAAAACATTGGGGGATTTTCTATTGAGGATGTAAAAAAAGAGATCAAAAGAGGAAACAAATTG ATGTGCTCATCCTGCCACCGGCCCGGGGCAACCATAGGTTGTGATGTTAAGACATGCCGGAGGACATATCATTACTACTGCGCCCTGTGGGACAAAGCCCAGACCAAGGAGAACCCCTCACAAGGCATCTACCT TGTTTACTGTCGTAAACATCGTGACGCCTCCCAAGATGCCAGTGATG AGGATCAAGGAGTCGCAGCCAACGATTCAGATTCATCCCCACCCCGTAGCAGAGGGCGTGGCAGATTTGAGAAGAGCCGAATTAGAGGTGTACCTCGTGGGCAGTCCGAAGACGCACGTTCAAATTCTTCACAAGGCATTGAAGAAACGGAGAGCTCTTCAAAT CGGGACCGGTCCCCTTTGAGGGGCAGTCCCAGTGAGTCAGGCCTTCGCTGTGGTTTCTGCCACGCTGGTGATGAGGAGAATCAGACCCGCGGTGTTCTGCATTGTGATGGCGCAAAAAAGGTTGCCGCCCATTATAAATGCATG CTTTTCTCTTCAGGGACTGTCCAACTCACTACCACATCACGTGCAGAATTTGGTAACTTTGACATTAAAACAGTCATTCAggaaataaagagagggaaaagaatG aaatgcaccCTGTGTTGTCAGCTCGGCGCAACCATTGGATGCGAGATAAAAGCGTGTGTGAAAACCTATCACTACCACTGCGGCCTGCAAGACAAGGCCAAATACATAGAGAACATGGCCAGAGGCATTTACAA ACTGTACTGTAAGAATCACAGTGGAAATGAGGAGCGggatgaagaggatgaggagagagagagtcgcAGTAGAGAGAGGGCTGCCAATAACAGTGGGGGAAGCCCTCCTCCACCTCAAGTGAATGGGAATTAG
- the phf6 gene encoding PHD finger protein 6 isoform X2, producing the protein MSGQRKGASARLRKCAFCKTNRDKECGQLLVSDNQKVAAHHKCMMCSSCHRPGATIGCDVKTCRRTYHYYCALWDKAQTKENPSQGIYLVYCRKHRDASQDASDEDQGVAANDSDSSPPRSRGRGRFEKSRIRGVPRGQSEDARSNSSQGIEETESSSNRDRSPLRGSPSESGLRCGFCHAGDEENQTRGVLHCDGAKKVAAHYKCMLFSSGTVQLTTTSRAEFGNFDIKTVIQEIKRGKRMKCTLCCQLGATIGCEIKACVKTYHYHCGLQDKAKYIENMARGIYKLYCKNHSGNEERDEEDEERESRSRERAANNSGGSPPPPQVNGN; encoded by the exons ATGTCTGGGCAAAGGAAAGGAGCTTCGGCGCGTCTGCGAAAATGTGCCTTCTGTAAAACGAATCGAGACAAGGAGTGTGGCCAGCTCCTTGTATCAGACAACCAGAAGGTGGCAGCTCACCACAAATGCATG ATGTGCTCATCCTGCCACCGGCCCGGGGCAACCATAGGTTGTGATGTTAAGACATGCCGGAGGACATATCATTACTACTGCGCCCTGTGGGACAAAGCCCAGACCAAGGAGAACCCCTCACAAGGCATCTACCT TGTTTACTGTCGTAAACATCGTGACGCCTCCCAAGATGCCAGTGATG AGGATCAAGGAGTCGCAGCCAACGATTCAGATTCATCCCCACCCCGTAGCAGAGGGCGTGGCAGATTTGAGAAGAGCCGAATTAGAGGTGTACCTCGTGGGCAGTCCGAAGACGCACGTTCAAATTCTTCACAAGGCATTGAAGAAACGGAGAGCTCTTCAAAT CGGGACCGGTCCCCTTTGAGGGGCAGTCCCAGTGAGTCAGGCCTTCGCTGTGGTTTCTGCCACGCTGGTGATGAGGAGAATCAGACCCGCGGTGTTCTGCATTGTGATGGCGCAAAAAAGGTTGCCGCCCATTATAAATGCATG CTTTTCTCTTCAGGGACTGTCCAACTCACTACCACATCACGTGCAGAATTTGGTAACTTTGACATTAAAACAGTCATTCAggaaataaagagagggaaaagaatG aaatgcaccCTGTGTTGTCAGCTCGGCGCAACCATTGGATGCGAGATAAAAGCGTGTGTGAAAACCTATCACTACCACTGCGGCCTGCAAGACAAGGCCAAATACATAGAGAACATGGCCAGAGGCATTTACAA ACTGTACTGTAAGAATCACAGTGGAAATGAGGAGCGggatgaagaggatgaggagagagagagtcgcAGTAGAGAGAGGGCTGCCAATAACAGTGGGGGAAGCCCTCCTCCACCTCAAGTGAATGGGAATTAG
- the phf6 gene encoding PHD finger protein 6 isoform X1, giving the protein MSGQRKGASARLRKCAFCKTNRDKECGQLLVSDNQKVAAHHKCMLFSSALVTSHSDSENIGGFSIEDVKKEIKRGNKLMCSSCHRPGATIGCDVKTCRRTYHYYCALWDKAQTKENPSQGIYLVYCRKHRDASQDASDEDQGVAANDSDSSPPRSRGRGRFEKSRIRGVPRGQSEDARSNSSQGIEETESSSNRDRSPLRGSPSESGLRCGFCHAGDEENQTRGVLHCDGAKKVAAHYKCMLFSSGTVQLTTTSRAEFGNFDIKTVIQEIKRGKRMKCTLCCQLGATIGCEIKACVKTYHYHCGLQDKAKYIENMARGIYKLYCKNHSGNEERDEEDEERESRSRERAANNSGGSPPPPQVNGN; this is encoded by the exons ATGTCTGGGCAAAGGAAAGGAGCTTCGGCGCGTCTGCGAAAATGTGCCTTCTGTAAAACGAATCGAGACAAGGAGTGTGGCCAGCTCCTTGTATCAGACAACCAGAAGGTGGCAGCTCACCACAAATGCATG CTTTTCTCATCTGCCCTAGTAACATCTCACTCAGACAGCGAAAACATTGGGGGATTTTCTATTGAGGATGTAAAAAAAGAGATCAAAAGAGGAAACAAATTG ATGTGCTCATCCTGCCACCGGCCCGGGGCAACCATAGGTTGTGATGTTAAGACATGCCGGAGGACATATCATTACTACTGCGCCCTGTGGGACAAAGCCCAGACCAAGGAGAACCCCTCACAAGGCATCTACCT TGTTTACTGTCGTAAACATCGTGACGCCTCCCAAGATGCCAGTGATG AGGATCAAGGAGTCGCAGCCAACGATTCAGATTCATCCCCACCCCGTAGCAGAGGGCGTGGCAGATTTGAGAAGAGCCGAATTAGAGGTGTACCTCGTGGGCAGTCCGAAGACGCACGTTCAAATTCTTCACAAGGCATTGAAGAAACGGAGAGCTCTTCAAAT CGGGACCGGTCCCCTTTGAGGGGCAGTCCCAGTGAGTCAGGCCTTCGCTGTGGTTTCTGCCACGCTGGTGATGAGGAGAATCAGACCCGCGGTGTTCTGCATTGTGATGGCGCAAAAAAGGTTGCCGCCCATTATAAATGCATG CTTTTCTCTTCAGGGACTGTCCAACTCACTACCACATCACGTGCAGAATTTGGTAACTTTGACATTAAAACAGTCATTCAggaaataaagagagggaaaagaatG aaatgcaccCTGTGTTGTCAGCTCGGCGCAACCATTGGATGCGAGATAAAAGCGTGTGTGAAAACCTATCACTACCACTGCGGCCTGCAAGACAAGGCCAAATACATAGAGAACATGGCCAGAGGCATTTACAA ACTGTACTGTAAGAATCACAGTGGAAATGAGGAGCGggatgaagaggatgaggagagagagagtcgcAGTAGAGAGAGGGCTGCCAATAACAGTGGGGGAAGCCCTCCTCCACCTCAAGTGAATGGGAATTAG